The sequence CTAGGATAATGAATGCCTTTGTTTCTGTACAGCTTCCAGCAGTTCCTTCCATAGAAGACACTGAGTTATTTATTATTAGTAAAACAATTTGCATACCAGTTCAGCAGTCAGCTCTATTTACTAAGCCAGTACTGCACTAGGCTTTTCAATGATCAGCTGCCCATTATCAGTAAACCAAAGTGAAAACCACTGATACTGATCCATACGTATACAGCAAAATATGATTATGAAGTGAGAGTGAGGCCATATCTAGAGGAAGATCAATGGTGTTCTCTGATCTCCTTCAGCATTTAAACTCTACtgcatttttttgagacagcacctcactctgtcacccaggatagagtgcagtggtgggatctctgctcactgcaacccccctcccaggtttaagtgattttcctgcctcaggctctcgattagctgggattacaggtgcccgctgccatgcctggctaatttttgtatttttagcagagatagggtttcgccatgttggccaggctggtctcgaactcccaacctcaggtgatgcacccacctcggcctcccaagtgctgaaattacaggtgtgagccatcatacccagcctAAACTGTACTTTATTATGCCCCATCTGTACTCAACGTTTTCCACAAATAAGATTCTAAGCCTTTTTATACCCTAAGAATCTTTTACATATGAAACACAATTCTCTTGATCcccaaagagaaaactaaaaccaTGTTTCAGAACGCTGTAAAACTCATTCTCAGTGTCACAAAACAATTGCAAATCACatctaaaatatcttttttacatTACTTATTTTAACCCACTTCCTTGTACTTacacatttttccatttctaaaccATCCTTAAAGAAAATCATATATGGGGTCACACCATCCTCACGGTAGTCCAATAGAGCAACCATGCCATCTGGATTCATGTTTTCACCAATAAAGAACTTGGGAAGCAAACAAAATACCTAGAATTAGACTATTACATACAAATACATGCCATTCAAAACAAACTACAGTACAAGGGAAGGTTTAGACCACCACAAAAATCAAAACTCCAGTACCCAAAAGCTCTGATGCTCACTTATCATAGACATCTGTTCACTGGATTAAGGCACCTTAATAGTGacctaaatagaaaaataatgtacaGAGCAATCCAGGAACACTAGGCTTTCAGGAAACCTTTACTCTCAATCCTAAATACAATCCCAAACCCTAAAGCGTGCTTATATAGTCAACCACAGGGAACATAAGACTGACAGTGATAGAATATTATCATACAGTCTGGAAGTATCTTATGGCCAGGGGATGCATGAAGCTGGAAAATTAGAGGAAAGGGAAAGCCACTGACATTTTCCAAAAGTAGAATTAACAAGCTCAGATACATTAGAAGGAGGACCAGTAGCAATGAGACACATTAGAATTGTAAgcaaaaaactgaaagaacacTTAGGTGGTTAAGcaattcacaaaaagaaaaactgagaaatgtcatctgggaagCAAATTTTCAATCAGAAGACAAGATTTGGAAACACTTGCGAGCTGGGAAAGCCACTTTCTACACCTGGAATACTAGTATAGAATTGAAGATTAATCaacttaatttttgcttttgcagTTAAAATTGTACAATCCTTTGATCCAGATACTTAAGGTATTTACCTGGTAGTTTTTGAAATTAGCAAGGATGTGCTTGATTTGTTCTGCAGCCCCTGTCATAAAAGGTTTTACTCTTTCTGGTCTCTGTTCTTCAAGTTTCCCTTTGATTCTAAAACAACATTTCATTAACAGGTTGAAGTATTGAATTTTCagtaaaatcaatttttaaagtaaaaaatatccaagcttaaaaaaagaaaacactgaaaaaggCAACCAGCTGTTAAGAAATTACTAGTTCACAGAAGGTATCTTTCAAGAATGTTTACATTTCTTGTTGACTATTTTCAAAATACTATTCTAATTCTAAACGGAAACAGACTGCAGGCTTCAGTATGCTCATATTATAGAAAAGCAACCACTCTTTTCCGTGAACTCATTAATAAAAAAGCAAGGACTTTCACAAAAGTATACCCACTGCGAAAGAACCTCAAAAGTTAGccaatctttaaatcctgtaagaTTCTAGACATCAGCTAGGTACTGCCAGTATCACTTACGATTTCATGTAATCTTTGATGTACTTCTTGTAGGCTTCTTTTGTGAAACTTGTTTCCTGCAGGTGATGGTTCATGACAATATCGACACCAGTGATTACTGTGCTTTCGGTACCTTCGCCCTCGGGGCCTTCAGCGGAGGCATTTCCACCAATGAGCGAGTCATCAATGTTACCTTCTGTCCTACTGACCATCTGCATTAAGAAAAAGCAGTATAATTGCAAAAGACACAAACGCATCCAAAGCACCTTCCACGCCAATAGTTCACGGATAAGAAGTATTCTTAGTTcttgctgaaaataaaaaaagcacCATTTTGGGAATAAAGTTGTGACCCGTGGATTTCTCAAAACGACCTAACTTAAAAGAGTTGTCTGTTGGCCGGAACAAAAAATGGGGTCATTAAAAAGTTGTTTCCAGTTGCGGACATGTGATGCCTCTGGTTGTTAAGTGGGGACAGGACAAACACGAAAGGACTCCGGGCTCCTAAGCCGGAAGCATCATGTCCCGGACAACCCCGGGAGGAGGATGGGCGCCGAGGCGGCGGGCCTATTTCCAGGATCAGCTCCGCCTCCAGTTTTCTAGAAAAACCCAAGCCCGGAAAGAGCGTCTCCTCCGCCAGGAGGCGGCGGGGAGGATTGCACAACCTCAGGCGGGGGAGCGGCGGAAACCCGAGCCTGCTCGGCCCGGACTCCCCCACGCGCAGGCCTGACCGACTCACCTTCCCCTCCACCTCCAGGCACAACCCGTCCGCGATCTCCCGGATCTTGTAGATGTCGGAGAACATCTCATCGTCTGCCGGATACACAGAGCCGCCCATCACCGTGCGCCCGGCGCCGCCATTTCCCGCATTTCCCGCGCCGGCGGCCGCACGCGGCATCTGCCCCTCCGTAGCTCACCAGAGCTGGGCGCGAGCCCCGGGCACCGACCCCTCCGCGCTCGGCTAAGACCGCCGGCGTCCCCTAGGCCCGCGACGGCTGCGCCTTCCCCGCCCCCACCCGCACCCCAGACCCCCGTGTGCGGCAGTAAGGATAGTGCAGTGAGGACTCACGGCTGATGAGGTCCCGGTAGATAATCATGATGGCGACTGAAGGGAGACGACGACGGCGCTAGCTTAGCACGAGCCTGAAACTCGAAGCGAGCGCGGTGCAGCCGGAGCAGCGctcggggggaggggggagcgggCGGAAAAGGCCGACTCAGCCGCTCCCCAACCTCATATAGAGGGCACGTCCCTCTACGTCATCGCCCGCTGCGCCTCCGGAAGCGACGCAGGCGGTGACGTGGCACGAAGAGCCGCGCGGGGGCGGGGCCACAGCAGGGGCGAGTCGGGGAGGTGAGCATCCGGGGACTTGAGGCGGAGACAGAAGGCTCCGTTCCACTGGGCACGCCAGCGGgtaggggtgggggcggggaggtgCGCGCGCAGCGTGGGAGGAGGCCAACTCTCGGGGCGCTCCCTAGCCCTGGGTGGGTGGAGCGGGGGAAGCGGAGTACGTTGGACCCGGCTCCGCCCTACCCCACGGGGCCGCCTGGAGAGGTGCTGGGAGCTGGGTGGAGCTTAGAGGAATTAAACTTTGGCCCTGCGCCTCGTCCAGCCTAGGTTCCACCCTTTTCTGGGAAAGTGAGTATCAACCAAGGTAGGAGAACGTCGCATTTAGGGAGGGTCAGGCCCTCTGGCCTGGGGTAGATCTCGGGACTGCCCGAGGGCCTCTGACAACTTTTCAGCATCTGCCCCAGGGCTGCCCCAGCTGGAGTTTTTGGGACGCTTTTGTGGGGGCACCGCTGAGTCCGGATAGTGGGACCCAAGTCGTCCTGCTCGGCCCCTGGGGAATAATCGTGTGGGGCGCAGGGTCTGTGGGAAGGGACTTGGAGAGGAGGGAAGATGTCACGGGAGTCTGCGCAGGGTTTCCATGTGTTCCAATTTTGTCCCATAATTGAAAGCTTGTGGCATTCTGTGGCGGACGGCTACGGAGCTAGCTCTTCCCTTTACTATTTCGCACTTGGTCTTGGAAAAGTATGTTGTCGCTTTAAGATGAAGTTGAAATTTTATCCCTGGTGCTAGAGGGTCACACAAAGGGAGTTTCCCACCTGCCCCACCTGTTTTTTGAAGGACTTTACACCCAATTACTaagtattaaaacaaaacaggtcctgcatggtagctcatgcctgtaatcccagaactttgggaggcaactactgaaaccctgtctctacacacacacacacgcacacacaaattaaaaattaattgggtgCGGTGGTgccttcctgtaatcccagctattagggaggctgagctgggaggatcgcttgagcccgggagttggaggttacactgagctatgattgcaccactgcgctccagcctgaatgacagagcaagaccttggctcaataacaaaacaaaacttccgTATTTAGTCACATCCTCACATCTTTGGCATAAGGCAAAGATATATGCCAGTATGAAGTCTGAAAGCTTGTTCTATTTCGCAAATATTTTGTGCTTTGTATCCCTTAGAACTAGGATTTGCACGAAGATTCCAATTGTGAACAAGTTCGATCCAGTCCTACTCATAGAAGTGTTCATTCTGGTAAATCAAAGTATCAGACAATTATAATACATTAACAATTGTTCATAAATCCAATAATATAGCATTCAGCAGAGTAAGAATGCAACCCTTGGGAAAGAGCAGGACACAGGATGGCAATTGGAATGATGGAAAAGTCAAAATGCAAGAGCCAAGAAATTAACCCCTTTAAGAAGATGGggggactgggcgtggtggctcacaggtGTGATCCcgacacgcgcctgtaatcccggctactcgggagtctgaggcaggaggatcgcttgaacccgggaagcggaggttgcagtgagccaagatcgcgccattgcactccagcctgagcaacaagagtgaaaccccgtcctcccccaccccccaaaaaagaagcTGGAGATCTTGGATGGAAAACTCCAGAGGACATTGGGCAACTGGGAGGAAGCTAAAAATGgggtgaaagggaaaaaaaaagatgggggtcTTGGATGGAAAACTCCAGAGGACATTGGGCAACTGGGAGGAAGTTAAAAATGGGGTGAAAGGGATCCCAAAATAAATGGATATGACACATGGTCAGTGAAGGCTCTCAAACCTCATTTCTGGAATGTATGAGATGATTATCACACATTAATACTGtgtgaacattttttttccagattattACAGTATAATTATTTTCTACCCCGCCCCgcccagatggagtcttgctctgtcgcccaggctggagtgcagtggcgtgatctcggctcactgcaacctctgactcccgggttcaagcgattctcctgcctcagcctcctaagtagctgggattacaggcgcctcccaccacgcccaggcaatttttttgtatttttagtagagacggggtttcaccatgttggcccggctggtctcaaactcctgagctcaggcgatctgcccgcctcggcctcccaaagtgctgggattacgggcgtgagccactgcacccggcaagtataattattttcttcagttttaataCTTCCAAACTATTCAGAAATATTATCATTGACCCATGCAGTACTCTCAAACATTACTCTCAACTGCCCAATCTCATATTCAGGTCGAAACATTTctttaagttttataaaaatatagtcGTGGTGAAAAAAAGTACTGAAGAGTCTTGGCACCCTAGATTAAAATCTTgcctttggccgggcgcggtggctcacgcctgtaatcccagcactttgggaggccgaggcaggtggatcacttgaggtcagtagtttgagaccagcctggccaacatgatgaaacctcgcctctactaaaaatacaaaaattagccgagcctggtggcggttgcctgtaatcccagctactcgggaggctaaggcaggagaatcgcttgaacctgggagacggaggttgcagtgagccgagattgcgccactgcactccagcctgggcagcagagcgagactctgtctcaaactacaaacaacaacaaaaattttattgataaaattGCGGGCTCTGAAAAGAAAAGATCTTGAACACCCAACCAACGAGAATAAACAGACGGTAGAGAAACAATTTAGTGAATAGTGAAcaactttatttaaaatgaaataagaatagaaaagaaaaatcatatataaaGGCGAATCACAGTAAAGGTGAGTATTATTTtgtgaaacttttattttattttattttattttattattttttgagaatgaatctcgctgtgttgtccaggctggagtgcagtggcaccatctcggctcactgcaacctctagctcccaggttcaagcgattctcctgactcagccccctgagtagctgggattacaggcacgcgccaccactcccaggtaTGTTTTAgatttatgtatgtatgaatgtaCTAGATCCCACATATATTTCTTCCTGTGGTTATAAGTCAAGTGTTTTGAAATCCATTGACTTGggcaaattttcttttcaaatatattacttGGCACCATAAACTCTTCAATTTcagcaaatgatttttttaaatgaccccAGTGTTTTGTGAATACTTATATTTGACTCTAGCTCATTTGAACAATTTTtgccagaaagagaaaacagccaAATGGAGATCTGGCTTGCTGTGTAGGGGCTGAGAGAAGTGTGATCATTCTGACCCTCTATTAGCAGGAAACTGCTCAACAGTCACATCTTGAAAGTAACTTGAGGCAACTGCAGGAGGGCTGCATGGCGGGAAAGAAATTGCTGAAAACAGGCTGGGTGAGCTGGCTcgtacctgtgatcccaacactttgggaagtgaagttgggcggatcacttgaggtgaggaatttgagaccaaccagcctgaccaacatggtgaaacctcgtctctactaaaaataataaaattagccaggcatggtggtaggcggctgtagttccagctattcgggtggttgaggcctgagaattgcttgaacctgggaggtggaggttgcagcgagtcgagattgcgccactgcactccagcttgggtgacagagcgagactctctctcaaaaaaaaaaaaagaaattgcagaaaatttatttttctcccctcccttttTCACTACTGTCCttgactggttaaaaaaaaaaaaaaaaagccggctgggcgtggtggctcatgcctgtaatcctagcactttgggaggccgaggcaggtggatcacctgaggtcaggagttcaagaccagcctggccaacatggtgagaccctgtctctattaaaaatacaaatattacctggacgtgatggcaggcgcctgtaatcccagctactcgggaggctgaggcaggagaatcacttgaacccgggaggtggaggttgcggtgagcctagatagtgccattgcactccagcctaggcaggccaaggtgggaggctcacttgaggcagAGTatgagaccactctgggcaacatagcgagaccccatctctatgaaaaaaaaaattgttgaaaacaCCTCAGTTTTCTCTCCCTCTGAAAAAGAAGCTACTGTCTATAGAAACAAAAGgcggcccggcgtggtggctcacgcctgtaatcccagcactttaggaggccgaggtgggtggatcacgaggtcagaagatcaagaccatcctggccaacacggtgaaactccgcctctactaaaaaacacaaaaaattcccgggcgtggtggcgggcgcctatagccccagctacttgggaggctgaggcaggaaaatggcgtgaacgcgggaagcagagcttgcagtgagctgagatcgcgccactgcactccagcctgggcgacagagcaagactcccatctcaaaaaaaaaaagaaacaaaaggcatagaCTTCGCTCAAATTGTCACCCTCTCCACAGGCTATCCTTGACCATCATGTTTAAAATTACAATCCCTGCCTCTTGGAAAtccctgtgtttttgttttttttccttttgagacgggatctccttctgttgcccaggctgtgaagcggcacaatcacagctcactgcagcctccacctccctcctcagcctcccgagtagctgggactacagacacgtgccaccatgcctggctaatttttctatttttagtaaagtcagggtttcaccatgttggccatgctggtcttgaactcctggcctcaagtgatctacccaccttggcctttgaaagtgctgagattacaggcatgagccaccacgcctggtttttctttctttttttctttttttatttttgagacggagtcttgcactgtcgcccaggctggagtgcagtgaggcgatctcggctcactgcaagctccgcctcccagattcacgccattcttctgcctcaggctcccgagtagctgggactacaggcacccgccaccacgccctgctaatttttttgtgtttttagtagaaacgtggtttcaccatgttagccaggatggtctcgatcttctgacctcatgatccacccgcctcggcctcccaaagtgctgggattacaggcgtgagccaccgtgcccggccccatttaTCCCTAATATTTATTTGTGGGACTTAATTAACCaacatgttatttcttttcttttatttttttattttttttgagatggagtttcgctcattacccaggctggagtgcaattgcacaatcttggctcacccaaaccgccacctcctgggttcaagcgattctcctgcctcagcctcccgagtagctgggattagaggcatgtgccaccacacccggctaattttgtatttttagtggagacggggtttctccatgttggtcaggttggtctcaagctcccgacctttggtctcgagctcccgacctcaggtgatctgcccgcctcggcctcccaaagtgctgacattacaggtgtgagccaccatgcccagccccaacatgttattttcttatacttactttattttctgtctcccctCCAGACAATGTAAGTGCCACGGAGGTTGAGAGAGTTTTTTTGCTCACAGTTGTATTCCCGGTGCATTAAACAGTGcctatggctgggtgcagtggctcatacctgtaatcccagcactttgggaggccagggtgggcaaatcacttcaggttaggagtttgagaccagcctctaGGTCAGGAGTAgagacatggcaaaaccctgtctctactaaaaatacaaaaaattagctgagcctggtggcatgggtctgtaatcccagctactcgggaggctgaggcacaagaatcccttgaacctgggaagtggaggttgcagtgaaccaagatcatgccactgcactccagcctgggtgacacagtaagactccgtctcaaaaaaaaaacaaaaaaacaaaacaaaaaaaaccatagaGAAGAGCTCTTCCCTGGGAGGAGGAAAAGTGGCCTAAGACATAGTTAAATCATAAAAGCAAGTTGTAGAACATCACTCCTTCATTTAACACCCAGATACACATGACAAAAACCAATAGACTGCTCTagctatgtgtatatatttacaaaagcaaACATGAGAATCTAGAAGGTTATGCATCAAACTGGTAACAGTGGCTAATTCTGGGAGGCAGCTGGGGAAAAGTGAGTGGTCAAAGGGGAACTATAGCATTAATTGTTTCAATTTAATATCCAATAatgtttaatatccaaaatattctttttctcataGATACCAAACATAATAATGCAAATAAAGTATGGGGAAGTATTTATATCATATGTAAACAATATATAAGGAAAATGCACCAAAGAAATAAGCATATATACCTGAAACAAGCTAAGGGAGGGCCATGCATaaattgttggccaggcgcagtcgctcacgcctgtgatcccagcactttgggaggctgaggcaaaaggatagcttgggcccagggtttcaagaccagcttgggcaatgtagtaagaccccgcctctacttttaaaaataaatgaataaattgtgtgGCTGGGTTTTCTGATCACTCAAGCAgtttgtgagtgtgagtgtgtgtgtgcgcgcgcatgaGCACGCACAGGGGTGAACTAgcttgatttttgaaaaatggaCCCATAAATTGTTTTGCTAAAAATATCAGCAAGTCCTTATTTGGGAGTAGTGAAGAGGGGCTGGGTGAATGCTTGCCAACATGCCGCAGGAGGaagataaattatctttttactttcCACGTTTTCAAGTGAAGAGCATAGTGAGGTGGGAATTAGAGATAATAGAATTTGAAaagcatattaatttttttcattatgcttTGCCTTACTTGAAAAATTATTGCTAGCAGCTTTTAGAGTTCTGTGTAGCACAGCTCCCTCAAACATTAAGGAGGCCATTGGTGCAAACCGAAAATACAAATAAGACAGTAAGGTGAAGCCAGGGGTAAGGATGATATCAAAGGATGTGTCATCAAGTCCTGCACAGTTGTCAGAGGTGGACTTCACACAAGGCATTTCTCTCATGGGCCCTCATTATGTGATTTAGTCTCAACGAAACCCCTACAGTGAATTTAGTAATGGGTGGCctatggcttctttcttttttatttttttattttttgtgatgaagtctcgctctgttgcccaggctggagtgcagtggcgctatctcggcttactgcaacctccacctcccaggttcaagcgattctcctgcctcagcctcctgagtcctgggattacaggcatgcgacaccacacccagctaatttttatatttttagtagagacagggtttcaccgtgttaggctggtcttgaactcctgacctcgtgatctgcccgccttggcctcccaaagtgctgggattaccaggtgtgagccaccacacctggccggtttatatctttttacttttcttttttttttttttttttgagacggagtcttgctctgacacccaggctggagtgcagtggcgcaatctcggctcactgcaactctgcctcccaagttcaagtgattctcctgcctcagcctcccaagtagctgggattacaggtatgtgccaccacgcctggctaattttttgtatttttagtagagatggggtttcactgtgttagccaggatggtctcgatctcctgaccttgtgatctgcccactttggcctcccaaactgctgggattacaggcatgagccacgtgcccagcccatttcttACAACTTTCTTCAGTGTAGGCCTAACCTTCATATTCAGTTCAGTAAAAATAAGTCTACTGGTAGGCGGAACAAAGGGCTCCTGCCTCACAGCTTGCTTGCTTGctgtctgtcttttctttctttctttctttctttctttctttctttctttctttctttctttctttcttccttccttccttccttccttccttccttccttccttccttccttccttctctaatGAAGTCATAACTTAACAGCTTTCTGAGGTCTGGATTGATCCACAGGTAAAATTATTTCATGATCTGTAATGGACAGAATATTCTTCCAGCAATCTGCCACAAGTATTGCTTCAGAACAAAGACTTGAAGTGCAGAGAACATTGGCACATACCCTCTAGGGAATCCCAAACCGTCCCCAAGATTTCTGCTGATGTTTATATTGTCATAATCACTGATGACACGTGGGAAGGAAGAGAGTGGATTACATCACAGCAATGGAACTTCAGATTAAACTCTGAGTGTCCCTGTGCTTAAAATATCATCACTCACCCACCATGACTTCCCACAGTCCCCAACTCAGACCAGCTCACTGGCTCttgtctctctttcctccttaGCCCCACTCCCCATCAGTAGGAAAAAATAAGTGACAAATCCCTCTTGTTTTCCCATAAAGAGGCAGcataaatattctctttttccttccttcaaggCCTCTCACTTTTATTACAGgtaacttattaaaatattttcctgaaagCAGTTCTTTCCCTAAAGGAGATTGTCTACTAGCGCCAGAGTGTTTGATAAAAATTGAGTAGTATtaggccaggctctgtggctcacgcctgtaatcccagcactttgggaggccaaggcaggcggatcacctgagatcaggtgttcgagaccagcctgaccaacatggagaaacctcgtctctactaaaaatacaaaaattagctgggcgtgttggcgcgtgcctgtaatcccagctactcgggaggttgaggcaggagaatcgcttgaacccaagaggtggaggttatggtgagccgagatcgtgccattgcattccagtctgggcaacaagagtgaaactccatccgaaaaaaaaaaaaaaaaaaaagaaattgagtagTATTAgctttttattaattcattcagcaaatacataTGACGCAATCACGATGTATCAGGTTCACTCCTACTAGATGTACATGAACAAGGCCTTGCCCTGAAGGAAAAGTGGAATAGACATGAGATTAAGCATGCAAATTACAGCCTCTTCCTCAGAGAGCTGCCGATAGCAACTAACACTGACGAAAGTCAATCACAATATCAGTTCCTTCCTCTACAGAGTGTTAAAAGTTTCtcggctgggtgcgatgg comes from Pan troglodytes isolate AG18354 chromosome 14, NHGRI_mPanTro3-v2.0_pri, whole genome shotgun sequence and encodes:
- the TPT1 gene encoding translationally-controlled tumor protein isoform X1; protein product: MIIYRDLISHDEMFSDIYKIREIADGLCLEVEGKMVSRTEGNIDDSLIGGNASAEGPEGEGTESTVITGVDIVMNHHLQETSFTKEAYKKYIKDYMKSIKGKLEEQRPERVKPFMTGAAEQIKHILANFKNYQFFIGENMNPDGMVALLDYREDGVTPYMIFFKDGLEMEKCSCSVARLECSGTISAHGNPHLPGSSDSPTSASRVSGTTGTHHQAQLIFVFSVETGFTMLPRTVFIS
- the TPT1 gene encoding translationally-controlled tumor protein isoform X3, with the translated sequence MVSRTEGNIDDSLIGGNASAEGPEGEGTESTVITGVDIVMNHHLQETSFTKEAYKKYIKDYMKSIKGKLEEQRPERVKPFMTGAAEQIKHILANFKNYQFFIGENMNPDGMVALLDYREDGVTPYMIFFKDGLEMEKC
- the TPT1 gene encoding translationally-controlled tumor protein isoform X2 produces the protein MVSRTEGNIDDSLIGGNASAEGPEGEGTESTVITGVDIVMNHHLQETSFTKEAYKKYIKDYMKSIKGKLEEQRPERVKPFMTGAAEQIKHILANFKNYQFFIGENMNPDGMVALLDYREDGVTPYMIFFKDGLEMEKCSCSVARLECSGTISAHGNPHLPGSSDSPTSASRVSGTTGTHHQAQLIFVFSVETGFTMLPRTVFIS
- the TPT1 gene encoding translationally-controlled tumor protein; translated protein: MIIYRDLISHDEMFSDIYKIREIADGLCLEVEGKMVSRTEGNIDDSLIGGNASAEGPEGEGTESTVITGVDIVMNHHLQETSFTKEAYKKYIKDYMKSIKGKLEEQRPERVKPFMTGAAEQIKHILANFKNYQFFIGENMNPDGMVALLDYREDGVTPYMIFFKDGLEMEKC